The window GCCAGGCCCCCGGGGGTAGGCAAGGATCTCGACGAGCCCCAGGTTGCGGGCAGCTCCGCCGAAGAGGTGCGCCACGGCTCCGGGAACCGGCCGGTCCGAGAAGACGTGGACTTCCAAGGAGCGGCCCGGCCGGGCGAGGGCCCGCGCCAACTGAACCGCACCTTCTAGATCCGCCTCTCCGTCCGTGGGCTCCAGCTCCCTGAGGGCCCTGAGGGCCTCGGAGGGAGGGCCGAGCGGGCGGATCAGGCGGGGCGTGCGGGCGGCGCCCAGAAGGGCCGCGGCGTGGCCGGGTCCCACCCTTGCCAGGAGCTCCTGGGCCCCGCGGCGGGCCGCCTCGAACCGGCTGGGCGGGAGATCCCGGGTTTGCATGCTCAGGGAGAGATCCATCACCACCGCCACATCCGCCCCTACGCCGCCGGGGAGGAGGAGGCGGGGGCGCGCGAGAGCGAGGGAGGCGGCGCAGACCGCCAGGATCTGCAGCAGCAGGAGGAGGTTGCGCTCGAGTCGCCGGACCGGCCGGCGCACCAGCAGCTCCCTGGCCGAGCGTTGCCAGAGGAGCAGGCTGGGAACCACCACCTCCGTGCGCCGGGGCCGTAGGAGGTACAGGAGCACCAGGAAGGGAATGCTCGCCAGCCACCACAGGGCAGAAGGATTTTGAAGCGTCATCCCCGCACCAGTCCCGCGGCCCGCATGTAGCGCAGCACCAGCTCCCGCACCGGCACACGGGTGGTGGTCCGGAGGTAGGCGATCCCGTGCCGGAAGCAGAACTGCCGGCACGCCTCCAGGAACCCGTCCCGGGCTCGCACGAAGGCCTCCAGGCTCTCCCGGGAACTCGTCCACTCCAGGACGGACCCCGTCTCCGCATCCACCAGCCGCAGCTCTCCCCGGAGGGTTGGGAAGAGCTCCTCCTCGCTGAGGATCTGGACGAGGAACGTCTCGAACCGTCCGTAGCGCAGCCGTCTCAGCGCTTCCTCGTAGCCCGCGGGGTCCAGAAGATCCGTGAGCAGGATCGCCACGCCCCGACGCCGGGTGCGGGCGGTGTAGTCCGCGAGGGCGGAGGCCAGGGCCGTGGGACCTTCCGGCCGGACCTGCTCCAGGAAGGAGAAGAGGGTGTGTGCGTACTGCCGACCCCGGCGGGGCGGAAGCACCTGGATGCGGCGGCCCTGCAGGACCACCACGCCCACCCGTTCCAGGTTCACCAGGGAGATGTACCCCAGAGCCGCCGCCAGTTGCTTCGCATAGTCCATCTTGGTCGGGGAGCCGAACCCCATGGAAGCGCTCGCGTCCAGAAGGAGGTGGACGTCAAGGTCCTCCTCCGTGGTGGTGAGCTTCACGAACAGCCGGTCCAGACGGGCGTACGCGTTCCAGTCCACGAACCGGTAGTCGTCGCCCACCTGGTAGGAGCGGTAGTCCGCGAACTCCACCCCGCGGCCCACGAGCGCGCTGGGCCGATCCCCGCCGGACCGGCTGCGGACCCGCCGGCGCACGAGGAGGGTGAGGCGCTCCAGCTCGCGGAGGAAGTCGGGATCCAGCAGGAGGGCGCTCACGGCGTCGGGAGGGACTCCGCGGGCTCGAGCTCGGGGGTGTGGGCGAGGACGTCCCGAAGGATCCGGTCCGGATCCACCCCCTCTGCCTCGCCCTCGAAGTTCAGGAGGATCCGATGCCGCAGGGCCGGCAGCACCACGGACCGGATGTCCTCCGCGCTCACGTGGGCCCGGCCCGCCGCGAGGGCCCGTACCTTTGCGCCGAGGAGGATGGCCTGGGCTCCCCGGGGGCTGCTGCCGTACCGCACGAACCGGGAGACGAGGGCAGAGCAGCGGGGGCTCGTCGGGTGGGTGGCCTCCACCAAGCGGGCCACGTAGCCGAGGAGATGCGGAGCCACCGCCACCTCCCGTACCAGGGCCTGCATGGCCAGTACGGTGGCGCCGTCCGCCACGGGCTCGGCTTCCGAGAGGACCGCCCCCGTGGTACGATCGAGGATCTCCACGAGGGAGTCCACATCCGGATACGGGACGCGCAGCTTGAAGAAGAACCGGTCCAGCTGGGCCTCGGGAAGCGGATACGTTCCCTCCATCTCGATGGGGTTCTGGGTGGCGAGCACGAAGAAGGGACGCTCAAGAGGGTAGGACACTCCGGAGACGGTCACCGCCAGCTCCTGCATGGCCTCCAGCAGGGCGGACTGGGTTTTGGGCGTGGCCCGGTTGATCTCGTCCGCGAGCACCAGCTGGCTGAACACGGGCCCGGGCTGGAAGGTGAAGTGCCGGCGGCCATCCTCATCCGTCACGAGG is drawn from Armatimonadota bacterium and contains these coding sequences:
- a CDS encoding DUF58 domain-containing protein; the encoded protein is MSALLLDPDFLRELERLTLLVRRRVRSRSGGDRPSALVGRGVEFADYRSYQVGDDYRFVDWNAYARLDRLFVKLTTTEEDLDVHLLLDASASMGFGSPTKMDYAKQLAAALGYISLVNLERVGVVVLQGRRIQVLPPRRGRQYAHTLFSFLEQVRPEGPTALASALADYTARTRRRGVAILLTDLLDPAGYEEALRRLRYGRFETFLVQILSEEELFPTLRGELRLVDAETGSVLEWTSSRESLEAFVRARDGFLEACRQFCFRHGIAYLRTTTRVPVRELVLRYMRAAGLVRG
- a CDS encoding MoxR family ATPase yields the protein MRLEIHEFQHLYRRIRSEVGKVMVGHEELVELVLVALFAGGHVLLEGVPGVGKTLLVKTVARVLNLRFSRIQFTPDLMPADIVGTNVLVTDEDGRRHFTFQPGPVFSQLVLADEINRATPKTQSALLEAMQELAVTVSGVSYPLERPFFVLATQNPIEMEGTYPLPEAQLDRFFFKLRVPYPDVDSLVEILDRTTGAVLSEAEPVADGATVLAMQALVREVAVAPHLLGYVARLVEATHPTSPRCSALVSRFVRYGSSPRGAQAILLGAKVRALAAGRAHVSAEDIRSVVLPALRHRILLNFEGEAEGVDPDRILRDVLAHTPELEPAESLPTP